Proteins encoded together in one Temnothorax longispinosus isolate EJ_2023e chromosome 5, Tlon_JGU_v1, whole genome shotgun sequence window:
- the LOC139813326 gene encoding uncharacterized protein yields the protein MQPFATGSAMATETPTSLPPERVTSPTPCQNLTFSIAKIMEPDKRLTEQNANLVPPAPPAAVPATTTTTTILQQPPNISSPSYSAHLKSAFEKYVPTLRHQDLLQHYPVLSKYYPLYYPNPLLRAFPGPPASTPSVTQSSPPPTTIQEVSSRLNLTSMSPENQRGKKSPAPRSELGTANKQKTFTCPECGKVFNAHYNLTRHMPVHTGARPFVCKICGKGFRQASTLCRHKIIHTAEKPHKCVTCGKAFNRSSTLNTHTRIHANFKPFVCEFCGKGFHQKGNYKNHKLTHSGEKAYKCNICNKAFHQIYNLTFHMHTHNDKKPFSCKICGKGFCRNFDLKKHMRKLHDTGSPVLNGLDASGQSHNQQSGYSSVYHGPEHSIVSPFILPPPGSTSYHSLSKML from the coding sequence ATGCAACCATTTGCAACCGGTAGCGCGATGGCGACCGAGACACCAACAAGCCTGCCACCCGAGAGGGTAACTTCCCCGACGCCTTGCCAAAATCTTACCTTTTCCATCGCGAAGATTATGGAACCAGACAAACGACTGACCGAGCAGAACGCTAATCTGGTGCCTCCAGCACCGCCAGCAGCAGTACCagccacgacgacgacgacgacgattctTCAACAACCGCCGAACATCTCCTCCCCATCGTACTCAGCGCATTTGAAATCGGCGTTCGAGAAGTATGTACCGACCTTGAGGCATCAAGATCTCCTCCAACATTATCCCGTATTGTCCAAGTACTATCCGTTGTATTATCCTAATCCCTTACTGAGGGCTTTCCCAGGCCCTCCCGCCTCGACTCCATCGGTCACGCAGAGTTCGCCACCTCCCACGACCATCCAGGAGGTCTCCTCGAGACTGAATCTGACTAGCATGTCGCCAGAAAACCAGCGCGGCAAGAAGAGCCCGGCGCCGCGCAGCGAGCTCGGTACCGCAAACAAGCAAAAGACCTTCACTTGCCCGGAATGCGGCAAGGTGTTCAATGCGCATTACAATCTGACGAGACACATGCCGGTGCACACGGGCGCCCGGCCGTTTGTCTGTAAGATTTGCGGTAAGGGTTTCCGTCAGGCGAGCACTCTTTGCCGACACAAGATCATCCACACCGCTGAAAAGCCGCACAAGTGCGTGACGTGCGGCAAGGCCTTCAATCGTAGTTCCACCCTCAACACCCACACACGCATACATGCCAATTTCAAACCGTTTGTCTGCGAGTTCTGCGGTAAGGGCTTTCACCAGAAGGGTAACTACAAGAATCACAAGCTCACGCACAGCGGCGAGAAAGCGTACAAGTGCAACATCTGCAACAAGGCGTTTCATCAGATCTACAATCTGACCTTCCATATGCATACGCATAATGACAAGAAGCCGTTCTCCTGCAAGATCTGTGGCAAGGGCTTTTGCAGAAACTTTGACCTCAAGAAGCATATGCGGAAATTACACGACACAGGTTCGCCGGTGCTCAATGGATTAGATGCCTCGGGCCAGAGTCACAATCAACAGTCGGGCTACTCGTCAGTGTACCATGGCCCGGAACACTCTATCGTCAGTCCATTTATACTTCCTCCACCTGGATCCACCAGTTATCATTCTTTGAGTAAGATGTTGTGA